TTCCGGTCCTCGCCGGCGGATCGCCCACCGGCGAACGCCCGGGCCGGTTCCTGGACTGATCAGGGATAGTCCTGCTTATCCGGGATGACGCCCCGGACGCCTCCGCGCGGGCGGCGCACGTCGCCCGAACGGCGGGGGATCAGGTGCACGTGCACGTGGAAAACGGACTGGCCCGCCGCCGCCCCGTCGTTGATGCCAAGATTAAATCCTTGAATCGACGGATCTTCCTCCTGCATCCGCTTGGCGAGCAAGCGGGCCAGGCGGAGCACAGCTTGCCATTCCTCGTCCGTCAGGTCGCGGAACGAGGCGACGTGGCGGCGCGGCACGATCAACTGGTGGCCCCGCGACACCGGGTAGCGGTCGGACAGCGCGAGACACGGGCCGTCCTCGGCCATGATCCGTTCCGGCGCCACCTCGCAAAACGGGCAGGGATTCATGGCTGCGAGCATAAAAGCCCGGAGCGTTGACATCGAGCGGAAAAAGCCTACTATCCCACTCTCGCGCGGGGCCAGATAGCTCAGCTGGTAGAGCAACGGACTGAAAATCCGTGTGTCGACGGTTCGATCCCGTCTCTGGCCACCTTTTTCATTTTTCCCGCCATTCATTTCAGCCTTATTTTACAGGGCTTTTCTTGCTGTTTCGCCCCTTGAAGCCATGACCCGCCGACAGGGATGTTTTTCTGTCAAAAAAGCCACGGGGCCAATACGGGGCCAAAAGGTTTTTGCAGGATGGTGCAGGGGCAGGGGGCCAAAGGCGGCTTTACGAGTCGCGCCGTCATGGAATTTTCAAAGCTCTTTCCACGCCGCAACTGTAAGGATGCTGGGCCGTGGGTGGCGGGGCTCCAACAGGCATTTTTCTCGCCCAGGAAGCCATCCCGGCCATTTTTCCTCCAGAAGCCGCCTCTTGGATGCCCCTTTGGACCTGAAGGCCGTAGAGAAGGCGTGGTAGGGCTTCCGGCGCTGGGGCCATGGACTTGGGGACGTACTCGGGCCAGACGGTAGGGAGCCTACACGATTTTGATTTTGGCCACTTCCACATCGATGAACGGCTGGGACAGGTGCTGGTAGTGTTTTTCCAGCACTCGGGATGACGGGGTATGCCCAATCATCTTCTTGATAGCCTGAGGGTTTGAGCCACTTTCTGTTGCTCTACTGCAAAAGTAATGCCGGAAGGTGTAGGGCGTGAATTTTTCCAACCCCGCGCTTTTACCAGTGGGAGCGGCGTGCGCTCTCGGGGATGGTGGAGGCGCTTCAAGGGAAGACGGGGGGCCGTCCATCCAAGCCTCCGGATCCGCAGAGGGAGCAGATGCAGAAGCGCTTGTCGGAGTTGGAAGCCCAGGAGCGGGTG
This portion of the Kiritimatiellia bacterium genome encodes:
- a CDS encoding tyrosine-type recombinase/integrase, producing MDGPPSSLEAPPPSPRAHAAPTGKSAGLEKFTPYTFRHYFCSRATESGSNPQAIKKMIGHTPSSRVLEKHYQHLSQPFIDVEVAKIKIV
- a CDS encoding HIT family protein, giving the protein MNPCPFCEVAPERIMAEDGPCLALSDRYPVSRGHQLIVPRRHVASFRDLTDEEWQAVLRLARLLAKRMQEEDPSIQGFNLGINDGAAAGQSVFHVHVHLIPRRSGDVRRPRGGVRGVIPDKQDYP